The following proteins are co-located in the Candidatus Accumulibacter cognatus genome:
- a CDS encoding PAS domain S-box protein, producing the protein MHSLIDSQYDSIAVLDEHGVIISINQVWRTFAESYGGSAALAAGVGIDYLAALRRAAAIDSLAAAALRGCEEVLAGRQTLFSLEYPCHSPDRERWFECYATPLLGAIKGMVVGHRDISAHKLAESVPKEHRFGQRQSERDLNALLNSVSSMIGYWDRNLRNRFANHAYRDWFGIEPATIPGKHIREVIGEERYRLNLPYIEAVLGGAAQQFERAIPSPDGHSVNHALARYIPDIINGEVQGFFVEVVDVTPIKRSEQALQRAQELGRLGSFLIELPSESWIGSPMLERIFGICPTCEHTVSGWGELLHAADRQATLDYFHQVVAERGVFDRQYRIIRPSDGTLRWMHGLGQVECAANGEALRMVGTVQDITERKLAEEATKLLLDENTRLVRQLISVQEHERAELARELHDELSQHVTAIRAFAGAIQHNGGHDREWIKAAAQAIEDSARAIYQVSHRLMEGLRPNILDAAGIVEALASLLEVWGQQHPEIKWRASLDHELVCPTAPVRVAIYRIVQECLNNVTQHAHAKRLRLVLARRQHGDSLRLLIRDDGVGMDVGAPHAGFGLAGMRERVLSLGGSLQIRSWHGAGTRVRVLLPSVGPPAEMAVGSRQGSIRP; encoded by the coding sequence ATGCACTCTCTGATCGACTCACAGTACGATTCAATCGCCGTGCTCGACGAACACGGCGTGATCATCAGCATCAACCAAGTGTGGCGCACCTTTGCCGAAAGCTACGGCGGCAGTGCGGCACTGGCGGCCGGGGTCGGCATCGATTATCTGGCGGCATTGCGCAGGGCGGCCGCTATCGATTCGCTGGCAGCGGCTGCCCTGCGCGGCTGTGAAGAGGTTCTGGCGGGACGGCAGACGCTGTTCTCGCTTGAGTACCCCTGCCATTCCCCAGATCGCGAACGCTGGTTCGAATGTTACGCCACTCCCTTGCTGGGTGCCATCAAGGGAATGGTCGTCGGTCATCGTGATATCAGCGCCCACAAGCTGGCCGAAAGTGTGCCCAAGGAGCATCGCTTCGGGCAGCGCCAGAGCGAGCGCGACCTGAACGCGCTGCTGAACAGCGTCTCGTCGATGATCGGCTACTGGGATCGCAATCTACGCAACCGATTCGCCAATCACGCTTATCGCGACTGGTTCGGCATCGAGCCGGCGACGATCCCTGGCAAGCATATCCGGGAGGTGATCGGCGAGGAACGCTACCGTCTCAACCTGCCCTATATCGAAGCCGTACTGGGGGGAGCAGCACAGCAGTTCGAGCGCGCCATCCCGTCACCCGATGGCCATTCGGTGAACCATGCACTGGCCCGTTATATCCCCGACATCATTAACGGGGAGGTACAGGGGTTCTTCGTCGAGGTCGTGGACGTGACCCCGATCAAGCGCAGCGAGCAGGCCCTGCAGCGCGCCCAGGAGCTTGGCCGGCTCGGCAGTTTCCTGATCGAACTGCCCTCGGAATCCTGGATCGGCAGTCCGATGCTGGAACGGATATTCGGCATCTGCCCGACGTGTGAACATACCGTCAGCGGCTGGGGCGAATTGCTCCATGCAGCGGATCGGCAAGCAACGCTCGATTATTTCCACCAGGTCGTTGCCGAGCGGGGAGTATTCGATCGTCAGTACCGGATCATTCGGCCCAGCGACGGCACGCTGCGCTGGATGCACGGCCTCGGTCAGGTCGAATGCGCCGCCAATGGAGAAGCCCTGCGCATGGTCGGCACCGTCCAGGACATCACCGAGCGCAAGCTGGCCGAGGAGGCGACGAAGCTCCTGCTTGACGAGAACACTCGCCTGGTGCGCCAACTGATCTCGGTGCAGGAACATGAGCGAGCGGAGCTGGCCCGCGAACTGCACGATGAACTTTCCCAGCACGTGACGGCGATTCGCGCCTTTGCCGGGGCCATTCAACATAATGGCGGACACGATCGCGAATGGATCAAGGCCGCAGCGCAGGCGATCGAGGATTCCGCACGCGCCATCTACCAGGTGTCGCACCGCCTGATGGAAGGTCTGCGCCCCAACATTCTCGATGCTGCTGGCATCGTCGAAGCGCTTGCCAGCCTACTCGAGGTCTGGGGACAACAGCATCCTGAAATCAAGTGGCGGGCCTCACTGGATCACGAGCTGGTTTGCCCGACAGCGCCAGTGCGGGTGGCCATCTATCGCATCGTCCAGGAGTGCCTGAACAATGTCACGCAACATGCGCACGCCAAGCGGCTGCGGTTGGTCCTCGCCAGACGGCAGCACGGAGACTCCCTTCGGCTGCTCATCCGGGACGATGGCGTCGGCATGGACGTGGGCGCACCGCATGCGGGCTTCGGTCTGGCCGGCATGCGCGAACGCGTCCTCAGTCTCGGCGGCTCGCTGCAGATCCGCAGTTGGCACGGCGCTGGCACGCGCGTGCGGGTGCTCCTGCCGAGCGTGGGGCCCCCTGCAGAAATGGCGGTCGGGTCGCGTCAGGGTTCGATCAGACCCTGA
- a CDS encoding ankyrin repeat domain-containing protein, which produces MSERINTGVPLVEPGMSCYFAGPLIPSIHPHPSSDLSAVTVGQRINGPHLKVKKVKELRMNDMTQPETDHENCVEAFIASACAGKIGAIRPQVAAGFDLNGTDRFGDTILERVIGDLEFCPQTPKYMVVKELLRLGADPNARSRDGSSPLIVAVLHMDTEMLRLLLDAGADPNAVPMHASDELLYDWAVFVYRYEVWNVKLPETAKVADQVDPDAWLRYLDRLAVKYGKRRPDYLRLLRNRGALSITELRQGRVSGGRYTPGQQTRRHVAPRVCEPVPAESLAKQVH; this is translated from the coding sequence GTGAGCGAGAGAATCAATACTGGAGTTCCATTGGTGGAGCCGGGTATGTCTTGTTATTTTGCCGGTCCTTTAATTCCTTCCATCCATCCACATCCGTCTTCGGACTTGTCGGCTGTTACAGTGGGCCAGCGAATTAATGGGCCTCACTTAAAAGTGAAAAAAGTAAAGGAGTTACGCATGAACGACATGACACAGCCAGAAACTGATCACGAGAATTGTGTTGAGGCCTTCATAGCAAGTGCGTGTGCGGGAAAGATCGGTGCGATCCGTCCCCAGGTGGCCGCGGGTTTTGACCTGAATGGCACGGATCGCTTCGGCGATACGATACTTGAACGAGTGATCGGTGACCTGGAGTTTTGCCCCCAAACGCCCAAGTACATGGTGGTCAAGGAATTGTTACGCCTGGGTGCTGATCCCAATGCACGCAGCCGGGATGGTTCCAGCCCACTGATCGTGGCGGTTCTGCACATGGACACCGAGATGTTGCGCCTCCTGCTTGACGCTGGTGCCGATCCCAACGCCGTGCCAATGCACGCCAGCGACGAGTTGCTGTACGACTGGGCGGTCTTCGTTTACCGCTACGAGGTCTGGAATGTCAAACTGCCCGAAACAGCCAAGGTGGCAGACCAGGTCGATCCGGACGCTTGGCTTCGTTACTTGGATCGTCTGGCAGTAAAATACGGCAAGCGGCGCCCCGATTATCTGCGGCTGTTGCGCAATCGCGGCGCGCTTTCCATTACCGAATTGCGGCAGGGCAGGGTCTCCGGAGGAAGGTACACGCCAGGTCAACAAACGCGCAGGCATGTTGCCCCCCGTGTTTGCGAGCCAGTACCCGCTGAGTCCCTGGCCAAACAGGTGCACTGA
- a CDS encoding D-2-hydroxyacid dehydrogenase, whose amino-acid sequence MHRIVHLEGESIIADLRRPDFPHHWVEHATTLQLQVAERLAGATIAIVNKLSIRAELIAVLPALQMVAVAATGTNNIDLDACRAHGVVVSNIRGYAVHTVPEHVFALLLALSRNVVAYRQAVAAGNWQRSRQFCFIDYPIRDLHGAKLAVIGSGNLGGGVIRLAEAFGMRVLRCERKGAPSVRPGYTPFDQALHEADVVSLHCPLTPETKNLLGEPELRAMRPSALLINTARGGLVDEAALARALQQGWIAGAGFDVLSVEPPSTGNVLLAPQLLALPNFLLTPHVAWASRPAMQALADQLTANLEAFNRGEPQNQVV is encoded by the coding sequence ATGCACCGAATTGTCCATCTCGAAGGAGAGTCGATCATCGCCGACCTGCGCCGGCCGGATTTTCCCCATCACTGGGTCGAACATGCGACCACACTGCAACTGCAGGTCGCAGAGCGGCTCGCCGGGGCGACGATTGCAATCGTCAACAAGCTGTCGATCAGGGCTGAACTGATTGCGGTACTGCCCGCGTTGCAAATGGTCGCGGTCGCGGCGACCGGCACCAACAACATCGACCTTGATGCTTGCCGCGCCCACGGCGTCGTCGTTTCGAACATCCGCGGCTACGCCGTGCATACCGTACCCGAGCATGTCTTCGCGCTATTGCTGGCGTTGTCGCGCAATGTCGTTGCCTATCGACAAGCGGTGGCCGCCGGCAATTGGCAACGTTCCAGGCAGTTCTGTTTCATCGATTATCCGATTCGCGACCTGCACGGTGCCAAACTGGCGGTCATTGGCAGCGGCAATCTTGGCGGAGGCGTCATCAGGCTCGCCGAGGCGTTCGGCATGCGCGTGCTGCGCTGCGAGCGCAAGGGCGCGCCAAGCGTGCGCCCCGGCTATACCCCTTTCGACCAGGCCTTGCACGAAGCCGACGTGGTCTCGCTGCATTGCCCGCTGACCCCCGAGACGAAGAACCTGCTGGGTGAACCCGAATTGCGGGCCATGCGGCCTTCAGCACTGCTGATCAACACGGCGCGCGGTGGCCTGGTCGATGAAGCGGCGCTAGCCCGAGCGCTGCAGCAGGGCTGGATCGCCGGTGCCGGTTTCGATGTGCTGAGCGTCGAGCCGCCGAGCACCGGCAATGTTCTGCTGGCGCCGCAACTGCTCGCGCTACCCAATTTCCTGCTGACCCCGCATGTAGCCTGGGCCAGTCGACCAGCGATGCAGGCGCTAGCCGACCAATTGACGGCAAATCTCGAAGCCTTCAACCGCGGTGAACCGCAGAACCAGGTTGTCTGA
- a CDS encoding aldehyde dehydrogenase — MTENDEILAIPLWINGHAYLTMTPTFFDVRDRCTGQIKRRTPLCGTDQALTAVASAQAALPAWAALTIAARATLLAALAAALAAYAEHFANLIAEETGKNAASASAEVEQALRVLKAAGTGSVATGGSGVVAVVCDDQAPLLGPLRLAVQALLAGATVVVKPSPKAPSAAFALAELTARNGFPGGVVNILHGDLAAIEGLCTASAVGLLLFTGDPALGSKVAAIASRHGKPFVD; from the coding sequence ATGACCGAAAATGACGAAATTCTGGCCATACCGCTGTGGATCAACGGCCACGCCTATCTGACGATGACGCCGACCTTTTTCGATGTCCGTGATCGGTGCACCGGCCAGATCAAGCGCCGTACTCCGCTGTGCGGCACGGATCAGGCGCTGACCGCCGTTGCCTCGGCCCAGGCCGCATTGCCCGCCTGGGCGGCGCTGACGATCGCGGCACGGGCAACGCTACTGGCAGCGCTGGCGGCGGCGCTGGCAGCATACGCAGAACACTTCGCCAACTTGATCGCAGAGGAAACCGGCAAAAACGCCGCGTCGGCGTCGGCCGAGGTCGAACAAGCGCTACGCGTGCTGAAGGCGGCGGGCACCGGCAGCGTAGCGACTGGAGGGAGCGGCGTCGTGGCGGTGGTCTGCGATGACCAGGCGCCCTTGCTCGGACCCCTGCGGCTTGCTGTTCAAGCGTTGCTGGCGGGGGCGACAGTGGTCGTCAAACCCAGTCCGAAGGCCCCATCAGCGGCGTTTGCGCTGGCCGAACTGACGGCGCGCAACGGATTTCCTGGCGGTGTGGTGAACATCCTGCACGGTGACCTGGCGGCGATCGAGGGCCTGTGTACCGCCTCCGCGGTGGGCCTGCTGCTGTTTACCGGTGATCCCGCCCTGGGCAGCAAGGTGGCGGCCATCGCCAGTCGCCACGGCAAGCCCTTTGTGGACTAA
- the dctP gene encoding TRAP transporter substrate-binding protein DctP → MERRSFLKNAGAGLAVGTMAMPAIAQNAPTIKWRLASSFPKSLDTIYGGAEHMAKRVAEATGGKFQIQVFAGGEIVPGPAVFDAVKDGTVEMGHTVSYYFYGKDPTYALETAVPFGMTNRQMDAWMRYGNGSKLLGEVFAKSNIMTIPCGNTTTQMGGWYRKEIKTAADLKGLKIRIGGFAGAVLSKLGAVPQQIPGGDIYPALEKGTIDAAEWIGPYDDQKLGFNKVAKFYYYPGWWEGGPQVSAYVSLKKWAELPKEYQAILQIACADAHVDMVAKYDSKNPTALKQLVGSGTQLKQFPKEVMDACYKAAMDLYAETSASNAQFKKVYDDYKKFMDDQNLWHRIAEGSYASYMYSKR, encoded by the coding sequence GTGGAAAGACGTTCCTTTTTGAAGAATGCGGGTGCTGGCCTTGCGGTCGGTACGATGGCCATGCCGGCGATTGCCCAGAACGCTCCGACGATCAAGTGGCGCCTGGCTTCGAGTTTCCCGAAGAGCCTCGACACCATCTACGGAGGCGCCGAGCACATGGCCAAACGAGTTGCCGAAGCGACTGGCGGCAAGTTCCAGATTCAGGTTTTTGCCGGCGGCGAAATCGTTCCCGGGCCGGCGGTGTTCGATGCCGTCAAGGACGGTACCGTTGAAATGGGGCATACGGTCTCCTACTATTTTTATGGCAAGGATCCCACCTACGCGCTCGAGACGGCCGTTCCCTTCGGAATGACCAATCGCCAGATGGACGCCTGGATGCGTTACGGCAATGGCAGCAAATTGCTCGGCGAAGTGTTTGCCAAGTCGAACATCATGACCATTCCTTGTGGCAACACCACGACCCAGATGGGTGGCTGGTATCGCAAGGAAATCAAGACGGCGGCAGACCTCAAGGGGCTGAAGATCCGCATCGGTGGCTTCGCCGGTGCCGTGCTCAGCAAGCTGGGCGCCGTGCCACAGCAGATCCCCGGTGGTGACATCTATCCGGCACTCGAGAAGGGAACCATCGACGCGGCCGAATGGATCGGCCCTTACGATGACCAAAAGCTTGGATTCAACAAAGTGGCCAAGTTCTATTACTACCCCGGCTGGTGGGAGGGCGGCCCGCAGGTGTCGGCTTATGTCAGCCTCAAGAAGTGGGCTGAACTGCCTAAGGAATACCAGGCGATTCTGCAAATCGCCTGTGCCGACGCGCACGTTGACATGGTCGCCAAGTACGACTCGAAGAACCCGACGGCGCTCAAGCAACTCGTCGGCTCGGGAACACAGTTGAAGCAGTTCCCGAAAGAAGTCATGGACGCCTGCTACAAGGCGGCGATGGATCTGTACGCTGAAACCTCGGCATCGAATGCCCAGTTCAAGAAGGTCTACGACGACTACAAAAAGTTCATGGACGACCAGAACCTCTGGCACCGCATCGCCGAAGGCTCGTACGCCAGCTACATGTACAGCAAGCGCTAG
- a CDS encoding TRAP transporter large permease subunit, producing the protein MTEFLIANMAPIIFASMVLFLLIGFPVSFALAANGIFFGFVGIELGLLGPQLFQALPDRIFGIMNNDTLLAIPFFTFMGLILERSGMAEDLLDTIGQLFGPLRGGLALAVIFVGALLAATTGVVAASVISMGLISLPIMLRYGYDKRLASGVIAASGTLAQIIPPSLVLIIMADQLGKSVGDMYKGAFLPGMTLTAFYVGYVVLVAIFRPRWAPALPLEARTLRGGKLLLRVLTTLVPPLLLIFLVLGTIFLGIATPTEGGAMGATGALIMALARRRLSWKLLRQAMDTTAKLTTFVVFILVGARVFSLTFYGVDGHKWVEHLLTGLPGGEIGFLIVVNVLVFLLAFFLDFFELSFIVVPLLGPVAQALGIDLIWFGVLLAVNMQTSFMHPPFGFALFYLRSVAPASVKTTDIYWGAIPFVCLQIIMVGVLIIFPQLVTFGLDQDAKVDLDSVQIEMPTSDYGAPSTPQGFESPKEASSPAAPEDAASKAVLDAMKQDQAK; encoded by the coding sequence ATGACCGAATTCCTGATCGCCAACATGGCGCCGATCATCTTCGCTTCGATGGTCCTGTTCCTGCTCATCGGTTTTCCGGTGTCCTTTGCCCTGGCGGCAAACGGTATTTTCTTCGGCTTTGTCGGCATCGAACTCGGTCTGCTCGGCCCACAACTATTCCAGGCGCTGCCGGATCGCATCTTCGGCATCATGAACAACGATACCTTGCTGGCGATCCCGTTCTTCACCTTCATGGGACTGATCCTGGAGAGATCAGGCATGGCCGAAGACCTGCTCGACACCATCGGCCAGCTTTTTGGACCGCTGCGTGGCGGCCTGGCCCTCGCGGTGATCTTCGTCGGCGCGCTGCTCGCCGCAACGACCGGCGTCGTCGCGGCCTCGGTGATTTCGATGGGTCTGATCTCGCTGCCGATCATGCTGCGCTACGGCTATGACAAGAGACTCGCATCCGGCGTCATTGCCGCTTCCGGAACACTGGCGCAGATCATTCCCCCCTCGCTGGTGCTGATCATCATGGCCGACCAGCTGGGCAAGTCGGTAGGCGACATGTACAAGGGCGCTTTTCTACCGGGCATGACCCTGACCGCCTTCTATGTCGGCTATGTCGTACTGGTGGCGATCTTCAGACCGCGCTGGGCGCCGGCGCTGCCGCTCGAAGCGCGGACCTTGCGCGGCGGCAAGCTGCTGCTGCGCGTACTGACGACACTGGTCCCGCCGCTGCTGCTGATCTTCCTGGTACTCGGCACGATCTTTCTCGGCATCGCGACGCCGACCGAAGGCGGTGCGATGGGTGCAACCGGTGCCCTGATCATGGCGCTGGCACGCCGGCGCCTGTCGTGGAAGTTGCTCAGGCAGGCGATGGACACGACCGCCAAGCTGACCACCTTCGTGGTCTTCATCCTGGTGGGCGCACGCGTCTTCTCGCTGACTTTCTATGGAGTCGATGGCCACAAATGGGTCGAGCACCTGCTCACTGGCCTGCCGGGTGGCGAAATCGGTTTCCTGATCGTCGTCAATGTCCTGGTATTCCTGCTTGCCTTCTTCCTCGACTTCTTCGAGTTGTCGTTCATCGTCGTGCCGCTGCTGGGCCCGGTTGCGCAGGCGCTCGGCATCGACCTGATCTGGTTTGGCGTTCTGCTGGCGGTCAACATGCAGACTTCGTTCATGCACCCGCCTTTCGGTTTTGCGCTCTTCTACCTGCGCTCGGTGGCACCGGCGTCGGTCAAGACCACCGACATCTACTGGGGAGCAATCCCCTTCGTCTGTCTCCAGATCATCATGGTCGGGGTCCTCATTATCTTTCCGCAACTCGTGACCTTCGGCCTCGACCAGGACGCCAAAGTCGATCTCGATTCGGTACAGATCGAGATGCCGACTTCCGATTACGGCGCCCCCTCCACCCCCCAGGGTTTCGAGAGCCCGAAAGAGGCTTCTTCCCCTGCGGCTCCGGAAGATGCGGCCAGCAAGGCCGTGCTCGATGCGATGAAGCAGGATCAGGCGAAGTAA
- a CDS encoding TRAP transporter small permease subunit, whose translation MNSLLKLSSLIDGLTELIGKTIIWLVLVVTLIAAGNAVMRYTINYSSNAFLEIQWYLFSAIFLFGAGYTLKRNEHVRIDLIAGRLSKRGQTWIDIFGIIFFLLPMAIAVMYLSWPIFLLALHNNEQSSNAGGLVVWPVRLLVPIGFFLLVIQSISELIKRIGFLQGRCPDPSAKSHQPTPEEELALAIKAQKGEL comes from the coding sequence GTGAACAGTTTACTCAAGCTTTCCAGCCTGATCGATGGGCTCACCGAACTCATCGGCAAGACCATCATCTGGCTGGTCCTGGTCGTTACACTGATCGCCGCCGGCAATGCGGTCATGCGTTACACTATCAACTACAGTTCGAACGCCTTTCTCGAGATCCAGTGGTACCTGTTTTCGGCGATTTTTCTCTTTGGCGCGGGCTACACACTGAAGCGCAACGAGCATGTGCGCATTGACCTGATTGCCGGCCGCCTGTCGAAAAGAGGCCAGACGTGGATCGACATTTTCGGCATCATCTTTTTCCTGTTGCCGATGGCAATCGCCGTGATGTACCTGTCATGGCCGATCTTCCTGCTCGCGCTGCACAACAACGAGCAGTCGAGCAACGCTGGCGGCCTGGTAGTCTGGCCAGTGCGCCTGCTGGTACCGATCGGCTTCTTCCTGCTGGTCATCCAGAGCATCTCCGAGTTGATCAAACGCATCGGTTTCCTGCAGGGCAGGTGCCCTGACCCGAGCGCAAAGTCGCACCAACCGACTCCTGAAGAAGAACTGGCGCTCGCTATCAAGGCCCAGAAGGGAGAACTGTGA
- a CDS encoding OmpA family protein, translating into MPTLSFWVLCLLASLGFLAGCAAPLSPTVKTPMELEPAVKALAADIFGQVRASQNFVGRMGKKAFVVDPFIDAYTAEVNETSRQIEQVLMREVRSAFPEFPIEHMSVKNLGTSQYVVNGTIRLDKASGSGYYRVSSSVVDLKTGMIIANSEVWLTKEKLNFEPIASYKESPMYLKDKRVEGYIATTLSNTGELADKSYFDTLPTAAVLSEADVRFDAGDFANALDLYQLAESRADGKTMKTYSALYQSYRKLGQNQEAEKAFANLVDVGLVNNNLSTRFLFTVKTTDFVADSSLRSQYALWLRQIARRVATAGVCLNIVGHSSRSGNERYNDQLSQQRALAVQKLMQKDFPQVMQKTKAYGKGFRENIIGTGSDDAQDAIDRRVEFRVVECGR; encoded by the coding sequence TTGCCCACGCTGAGCTTCTGGGTTCTCTGTCTGCTGGCCTCACTCGGCTTCCTGGCCGGTTGCGCGGCGCCCCTGTCGCCGACAGTCAAAACCCCGATGGAGCTGGAGCCAGCCGTCAAGGCCCTGGCCGCCGACATCTTCGGTCAGGTACGGGCCAGCCAGAATTTCGTCGGCCGCATGGGCAAGAAGGCGTTCGTGGTGGATCCTTTCATTGATGCCTACACGGCCGAAGTCAATGAAACCAGTCGCCAGATCGAACAGGTGTTGATGCGTGAGGTGCGGTCCGCCTTCCCAGAATTCCCCATCGAACACATGTCGGTCAAAAACTTGGGGACTTCGCAATACGTGGTCAATGGCACCATCCGTCTGGATAAGGCCTCCGGTTCCGGCTATTACAGGGTGTCGTCCTCGGTGGTGGATTTGAAGACCGGCATGATTATCGCCAATTCCGAAGTCTGGCTGACCAAGGAAAAACTCAATTTCGAACCCATTGCCTCCTATAAGGAAAGCCCCATGTACCTGAAGGACAAGCGGGTTGAGGGCTATATCGCCACCACCTTGTCGAACACCGGGGAGTTGGCGGACAAGTCCTATTTCGATACCCTGCCCACAGCCGCGGTGCTATCGGAAGCCGACGTCCGTTTCGATGCCGGCGATTTCGCCAACGCTCTCGATCTCTACCAACTGGCCGAGAGTCGGGCCGACGGCAAGACGATGAAGACCTATTCTGCCCTGTACCAGAGCTATCGCAAGCTGGGCCAGAACCAGGAGGCGGAAAAAGCCTTCGCCAATCTGGTGGATGTGGGCCTGGTCAATAACAATCTGAGTACCCGCTTCCTATTCACCGTCAAAACCACGGATTTCGTCGCAGATTCTTCGCTGCGCAGCCAGTATGCCCTATGGCTGCGCCAGATTGCCCGCCGGGTGGCGACAGCTGGAGTCTGCCTGAACATCGTGGGTCACAGCAGTCGCTCGGGCAATGAGCGCTACAACGATCAGCTCTCTCAGCAACGTGCCCTGGCGGTTCAGAAGCTGATGCAAAAGGATTTCCCCCAGGTCATGCAAAAGACCAAGGCCTACGGCAAGGGTTTCCGGGAAAATATCATCGGCACCGGTAGCGACGATGCCCAGGACGCCATCGACCGCAGGGTGGAATTCCGGGTGGTGGAATGCGGTAGGTAG
- a CDS encoding caspase family protein — protein sequence MVQVALVIGNSNYKKSPLTNPVNDARDMAAKLLGLGFTVIKRENLTTKEIGPTLREFKSKLTPGAVALFFYAGHGLQVKGVNYLPVVDADIAGEEDVPSQSMSVSLVLETMEEAKTRLNLMFLDACRNNPFARRFRSAAGGLAKVNVPSGTLLSFATRPGSVASDGNGRNGLYTLHLLNQMDKPGVAIEQALKRVIGGVKSDSAGEQEPWMEGAIEGDFCFGGCSATPIPVGTSAADPAAIELTFWDNVRNSRSASDYQAYLIQYPKGRFAALAKARLKDLSKPESTPPTTPAPVAVNTYQPPSRPPATAALLPTPIAAGPRPSGGVCPGCTCSDLQARLSMGVEPLTDVQMSHYRQNCR from the coding sequence ATGGTACAGGTGGCCCTGGTCATCGGCAACAGCAACTACAAAAAATCTCCCCTAACCAATCCTGTCAACGACGCCCGGGACATGGCGGCCAAGTTGCTCGGCCTGGGGTTCACCGTCATCAAGCGGGAAAACCTGACCACAAAGGAGATCGGCCCGACTCTGCGGGAATTCAAATCCAAACTCACCCCCGGTGCCGTGGCCCTGTTTTTTTACGCCGGACACGGTCTTCAGGTAAAGGGCGTGAATTACCTGCCGGTGGTGGATGCAGATATCGCGGGTGAGGAAGACGTGCCAAGCCAAAGCATGTCTGTCAGCCTGGTGCTGGAGACCATGGAAGAGGCCAAGACCCGGCTCAATTTGATGTTTCTCGATGCCTGCCGCAACAATCCCTTCGCCCGGCGTTTCCGTTCCGCCGCCGGCGGTCTGGCCAAGGTGAATGTCCCCTCGGGTACCCTGCTTTCCTTCGCTACCCGTCCTGGCAGCGTGGCCTCCGATGGCAATGGACGCAACGGCCTCTATACCCTACATCTGCTGAACCAGATGGACAAACCCGGCGTGGCCATCGAGCAGGCCCTGAAACGGGTCATCGGGGGCGTCAAGTCCGACTCCGCAGGGGAGCAGGAACCCTGGATGGAGGGGGCCATCGAGGGTGATTTCTGTTTCGGCGGCTGTAGCGCCACGCCCATTCCAGTAGGCACCAGCGCGGCGGACCCGGCGGCGATAGAACTGACCTTTTGGGACAATGTCAGGAACAGCCGCTCCGCGTCGGACTACCAGGCCTACCTCATCCAATATCCCAAGGGCCGCTTCGCTGCCCTGGCCAAGGCGCGGCTCAAGGATTTATCCAAGCCCGAATCAACGCCCCCGACAACGCCTGCGCCGGTTGCCGTCAATACCTATCAGCCGCCGTCACGCCCGCCCGCCACGGCCGCCCTCCTACCAACGCCCATCGCTGCTGGCCCACGACCCAGTGGTGGTGTTTGTCCCGGTTGCACGTGCAGCGACCTTCAGGCCCGCTTGTCGATGGGCGTGGAACCCCTGACCGATGTACAAATGAGCCATTATCGTCAGAACTGCCGATGA